The region GACGACACGTCCTAGCAAGTCCTCGCATAACAAGAAGCGTAGGTCGACCCTGCACGACTTCCAAGTTCGCGTCAATCCTATGCACATACAAAAGAGACAGGTTTACTCCGAATACATTATTTACCTGCGAGAATGAACGAGCCGACACACGAGATGAAGCCCGATAAGAAGCTATTGAAGGGGAAGGTTCCCACAAGCAGACAATACAGGAACTGTAGAGCCCCCGTGAGCAGAATGTAAAGCAGATAGGCGTCCACTACTTTCAGCTTGTTTGGTGTAGTGGTCTTGTATTCCTCCAGGAACCGGGAGATCACTGATATCACCGAGTTGGACATGTTTTCGAGTGGGCTTTGAGGACTAATTGACAAGAAAGAATGCCACTACAGGGTTTTTGCAAGGAGTATTCCTTCCGCGAATGAATGACGTGTCCGAGAGAGCGGAAGTTCGGGCTGGTGTCACTGAGAATACGGTCCGACTCCGGATTCGTGCCGTCCGTGTTACAGAGTATACGTTCCGACCTTCGTGCTTACATATTCCACCTCCGCCCCGTCTCAGTCAGCTGACCACTGATTAAACAAGTGACGAAACACAAGGCTGCTGGTTCGGTATTTGGGGGAATGTGTTGACACATTATTTGATAGTATATAGtagtttaagagagagagatattgttCATGTCTTTCGATGGATCCGGCCACCTCCACAGCGACTCTTCAAGACGACTCTGAGTAAGATGAACTTTAAGCAGTGGCTTTCGTATCATCCCAGCTTCCAGATGTACTGCAAGCCCTTCACAATAAGTTAGATACAATATAAACATATGCGTTTTAGTGTAGGAAACGCTTCTACTGTTAATATTGGACAGTTATCGGTATGTATTAGATATAGATTATatagatgtatgtgtgtatttacgaGTTCCGTCCTTCTTCAATGAGTGTGACAAGTATTTGGCGAGTTATCTCGGCAGTCTTACACGGCATGGTTGACTTTTAATTGACTCCCCTTGTGGTTTTAAATACCCAGCTGTATGTCCCTTAACACAGCTGTAGGGATACACCTCGACTCCAAAAATTAGCAAAGAAATGTACCTTGCAGTGTGCCGCTGTCCCAACATCCATAGAAGCTTGTATATTGTCCAGAGTTTCTTTTACCCGACATCGGTTTCCTGGAACTGCATTCCGTGTCGATATGCTTCTCAGGCCGAGTTCGATATGGGGCTGGTGGCCGTCGTGGCGCCCAACCTCCGCGGCTATCCTGAAGAGCGCAGAGGCCAAGATCCTCACCCGTAAGCAGTTTAACCAGTTTCTCTCGATCAAATTTAATTAAGTACTCGGTTATTATACAATGTTCTGCTTGTTACAGGTGTTCAAAACGACATGTGGGCGAGGTATGTGACTCTTCCCAACCAGGAGCGAATATGGACCCTCACTGTGACCAACAAATCGGCTCCCAAACCCAAACAGCAAGGTGTGATATTCTTATTATATAAACATTATACACAGATGTCCTCAACTTCTGCCTACCTTCCAGCCTTTATTAGTTATTGAAAAGGTTGGTTTGAGAAATCACAAATCAGTACTGACTTTTTGACCGTGTATGGCTGGTTATATTATTAGTTTTTCTATTGTGAGAGCCCGTGACGATTTTTTTCTTATAATTTGCATGCAACGTTTGCTTTGTTGAATGCTGCCTTCTTCCTGCATTTTTATAATGAACATTTCTCTTTCATGAAAGTTTAAGCAGAAGTGGGCTATGGCTCTGTTTAGAGCCTATATAGCTCAACATGCTAGGGgttcaacctgctccttaatgacacatTTCTTTCATCGTTAGTTGCTTTGGATGACAAAAAACGCAATAgctcatttgtttattttacattGACACATTAAAATTTGACTAAGTGACTGTAAATCTGCCAATGACTGAATCGCTCTTTGATCCTCCTTGTCTCGGTCTCCTGCAGCCCCCACTAAGACCCCCCTGGTGATGGTCCATGGGTTTGGCGCGGGGGTGGGCCTGTGGGTAAAGAACCTGG is a window of Gadus macrocephalus chromosome 8, ASM3116895v1 DNA encoding:
- the dad1 gene encoding dolichyl-diphosphooligosaccharide--protein glycosyltransferase subunit DAD1, with the translated sequence MSNSVISVISRFLEEYKTTTPNKLKVVDAYLLYILLTGALQFLYCLLVGTFPFNSFLSGFISCVGSFILAVCLRIQINPTNKGEFQSVSPERAFADFLFAHTVLHLVVMNFIG